The following are from one region of the Silene latifolia isolate original U9 population chromosome 9, ASM4854445v1, whole genome shotgun sequence genome:
- the LOC141599016 gene encoding uncharacterized protein LOC141599016 — protein MESREAEAINNYEGGYDADQNDAVRDMPSHHHDSDDRPHPLSGDGASPGKIFIGGLARETTSAQFVKHFGKYGEITDSVIMKDRRTGQPRGFGFITYADPSVVDQVIEENHIINGKQVEIKRTIPKGTIGSKDFRTKKIFVGGIPTSVTEDELSDFFSKFGLVREHQIMRDHSSNRSRGFGFVTFDSEESVDELLSKGNRIEFAGTKVEIKKAEPKKPNPPAPSAKRYNDSRSSYGGGGGGFSNDTYGGGYGGGGFGGPYRGGAGYGGGRAGGYGGYGGSEYGGGYGGGYGGTGAGAGAMGAYRGGDLSSYGYSGRYGGGGYSRGGYDMGSGYGGPGEGYGGYGGGAAGGSGYGGGYDSSLGGGYGGGGSGGGSMYGGGSSSGGGGGSMYGGSGGRGGFGGAAPNGRYHPYSR, from the exons ATGGAGTCGAGAGAAGCAGAAGCCATTAACAACTATGAAGGCGGTTACGATGCCGACCAAAACGACGCCGTTCGCGATATGCCTTCTCATCACCATGACTCTGACGATAGGCCTCATCCTCTTTCCGGCGACGGCGCTAGCCCTGG AAAGATATTCATAGGAGGTTTAGCTAGGGAGACAACTTCTG CACAATTTGTCAAGCATTTTGGTAAGTATGGAGAAATCACCGATTCCGTGATTATGAAGGATCGGAGGACAGGACAACCCCGGGGGTTTGGGTTTATTACTTATGCAGACCCTTCTGTGGTAGATCAAGTCATTGAGGAGAATCATATCATAAATGGAAAACAG GTGGAAATCAAGCGAACTATACCCAAAGGAACTATTGGATCAAAGGATTTTAGAACCAAAAAGATTTTTGTTGGTGGAATTCCAACTTCGGTTACTGAAG ATGAGCTTAGTGATTTTTTCTCCAAATTCGGACTAGTAAGAGAGCATCAAATCATGCGAGACCACTCTTCCAACCGTTCTCGTGGTTTTGGTTTTGTTACTTTTGACTCTGAGGAATCTGTTGATGAGCTATTGTCCAAGGGAAACAGGATCGAGTTTGCTGGGACCAAG GTGGAAATCAAGAAGGCAGAACCCAAGAAGCCGAATCCTCCAGCGCCTTCTGCAAAACGTTACAATGATTCTAGATCTTCttatggtggcggtggtggtggattCAGCAATGATACATACGGTGGAGGGTATGGAGGCGGTGGATTTGGTGGCCCTTATCGTGGTGGGGCAGGATATGGTGGTGGCCGAGCTGGTGGATATGGCGGATATGGAGGAAGTGAATATGGTGGTGGTTATGGAGGAGGATATGGTGGTACGGGTGCAGGTGCAGGTGCCATGGGAGCTTACAGAGGAGGAGATCTATCTTCATATGGATACTCAGGCCGCTATGGCGGTGGTGGCTATAGTAGAGGAGGTTACGACATGGGAAGCGGTTATGGTGGTCCTGGCGAAGGTTATGGAGGTTATGGTGGGGGTGCCGCTGGTGGCAGTGGTTATGGTGGAGGTTATGATTCATCCCTTGGAGGTGGGTATGGAGGAGGTGGCAGTGGTGGGGGTTCCATGTATGGTGGTGGTAGcagcagtggtggtggtggtggttccaTGTATGGCGGTAGTGGCGGAAGAGGGGGATTTGGTGGTGCAGCGCCAAATGGGCGCTACCATCCTTACTCACGGTAA
- the LOC141599017 gene encoding uncharacterized protein LOC141599017, with protein sequence MAWSSLSPLPKGNVGQIVCKKREKEKEQYPYKVIEITPPPKHLGVRCLPLNLQCGESVTIEGQTYTISSVTHRYQLRKGKYEPSEKRLDVLSTGRYILNLYLESLLEKS encoded by the exons atggcGTGGTCAAGCTTGTCTCCATTACCCAAG GGAAATGTGGGTCAAATTGTAtgcaaaaagagagaaaaggaaaaaGAGCAATACCCTTATAAAGTTATTGAGATCACTCCTCCTCCTAAACATCTTGGCGTACGTTGTCTTCCGTTG AATCTTCAATGTGGCGAAAGCGTGACAATTGAAGGACAAACATACACCATCTCAAGCGTAACTCACCGGTACCAACTCCGGAAGGGCAAGTATGAACCTAGTGAAAAAAGGCTTGATGTTCTTTCCACTGGAAGATATATATTGAATTTATATCTTGAAAGTTTATTAGAAAAATCTTGA